In a single window of the Microbacterium sp. SL75 genome:
- the cobA gene encoding uroporphyrinogen-III C-methyltransferase has protein sequence MIALAGLDLTDKLVVCVGGGSVAEKRIARLRAAGARVRVIAPVATPGLAALAAAGEIEWIDRGFADTDLDEAWFCHTATGAASVDAAVVAAAKARRVWCVNARHGGKGTARLAAETTSGDVMVGVVSTAGADPRRSVAVRDAIAQRLAEGALPLRRRRRPLVGSVALVGGGPGPIDLLTVRARALLAEADVVVHDRLGPTGVLAELGDDVELIDVGKRPQHHPVPQHEINALLVDRAAKGLRVVRLKGGDPFVYGRGGEEVIACREAGIAVEVVPGISSAIAVPSAAGVPVTHRGVAGTLHVVNGQETPSDATLAALRDDSATVVALMGVSALPRFVAAARAAGAPETRPVAFVENGHTPAQRTIRTTLGTAIQDAETHRLANPAVLVFGEVARADLLLPAASPAAAAVSLQPAHAPVRVAAHPEGIG, from the coding sequence ATGATCGCTCTCGCAGGCCTCGACCTCACCGACAAGCTCGTCGTGTGCGTGGGCGGCGGCTCCGTCGCCGAGAAGCGCATCGCGCGGCTGCGTGCCGCCGGCGCCCGGGTACGGGTGATCGCCCCCGTCGCGACGCCGGGGCTCGCCGCGCTCGCCGCCGCGGGTGAGATCGAGTGGATCGACAGAGGATTCGCCGACACCGATCTCGACGAGGCCTGGTTCTGCCACACGGCCACGGGGGCGGCATCCGTCGACGCCGCCGTCGTCGCGGCGGCCAAAGCCCGCCGCGTCTGGTGCGTCAACGCGCGTCACGGCGGCAAGGGCACCGCGCGCCTGGCCGCCGAGACCACGAGCGGCGACGTCATGGTGGGCGTGGTCTCCACCGCCGGTGCCGACCCTCGCCGCAGCGTCGCCGTGCGCGACGCGATCGCACAGCGCCTCGCCGAAGGCGCCCTTCCGCTCCGCCGCCGACGCCGCCCGCTCGTGGGGAGCGTGGCACTCGTCGGCGGCGGTCCCGGCCCGATCGACCTGCTGACGGTGCGCGCCCGCGCTCTGCTGGCCGAGGCCGACGTCGTGGTGCACGACCGGCTCGGACCCACCGGCGTACTCGCCGAGCTCGGCGACGACGTCGAGCTGATCGACGTCGGCAAGCGCCCGCAGCATCACCCGGTGCCGCAGCACGAGATCAACGCCCTCCTCGTCGATCGAGCGGCGAAGGGCCTGCGGGTCGTGCGACTCAAGGGCGGCGATCCGTTCGTGTACGGCCGCGGCGGTGAGGAGGTCATCGCGTGCCGCGAGGCCGGCATCGCGGTCGAGGTCGTTCCCGGCATCTCGAGCGCGATCGCCGTGCCCTCGGCCGCGGGAGTGCCCGTGACGCACCGCGGCGTCGCCGGTACCCTGCATGTCGTGAACGGTCAGGAAACCCCGAGCGATGCGACCCTCGCCGCCCTGCGCGACGACAGCGCCACGGTCGTCGCGCTGATGGGCGTGAGCGCCCTGCCGCGGTTCGTGGCCGCGGCCCGCGCCGCCGGCGCTCCCGAGACGCGCCCCGTCGCGTTCGTCGAGAACGGCCACACACCCGCTCAGCGCACGATCCGCACCACGCTCGGTACGGCGATCCAGGATGCCGAGACGCACCGCCTCGCGAATCCCGCGGTGCTGGTGTTCGGCGAGGTCGCCCGGGCCGATCTTCTGCTGCCGGCCGCGTCGCCCGCGGCGGCTGCGGTATCGCTCCAGCCCGCTCACGCTCCGGTCCGGGTCGCGGCGCACCCGGAGGGCATCGGGTGA